The following coding sequences lie in one Erwinia amylovora genomic window:
- a CDS encoding DUF4354 family protein has protein sequence MKLIITAASVAMAGFCFSAHATVPDNAAVYSTEQSKGSISTGGKDTYTKTFAVVVANLSDKDFDLAKLCLRAIAPDHQEFKLNKVDEKLTKGTVKKGQPVKGVAVFASDNAAVQQAALIRLSDDCE, from the coding sequence ATGAAACTTATTATTACGGCTGCATCGGTTGCGATGGCCGGTTTTTGCTTTTCCGCGCATGCCACTGTGCCTGACAATGCTGCCGTATACTCGACGGAACAATCTAAAGGATCGATATCGACTGGCGGCAAAGATACCTATACCAAAACCTTTGCCGTGGTGGTCGCCAACCTGTCTGATAAAGATTTTGATTTAGCGAAACTTTGTCTGAGAGCGATTGCCCCGGATCATCAGGAATTTAAGCTGAATAAGGTTGATGAAAAACTCACCAAAGGCACGGTGAAAAAAGGGCAGCCCGTGAAAGGCGTTGCGGTATTTGCTTCAGATAATGCGGCGGTTCAGCAGGCGGCGCTGATCAGACTGTCGGACGATTGCGAATAA
- a CDS encoding glucose 1-dehydrogenase — MYTDLQGKVAAVTGSSRGIGAALVTRLVEEGMNVVINYHSNKEEAQELADKLNARRSGKAIVFGGDISDENVAHHFVHSAIENFGQLDLLINNAGIEIQSPAHKITLEDWRKVIDVNLTSYFLTARSALNYFTEKNIKGNIINISSVHEIIPWPTFVSYAASKGGIRMLTQSLALEYAEKGIRVNAIGPGAINTPMNQEKMGDEALRLELEELIPMKFVAEPEVVANVAAWLASEQSAYVTGQTLFVDGGMTLYPSFQGGKG; from the coding sequence ATGTATACAGATCTTCAGGGGAAAGTGGCAGCGGTAACAGGCTCCTCCAGAGGGATTGGGGCTGCACTTGTCACACGCCTGGTCGAAGAAGGGATGAATGTCGTCATTAATTATCATTCAAACAAGGAAGAAGCGCAGGAATTAGCCGATAAGTTGAATGCCCGGAGATCGGGCAAAGCCATCGTATTTGGTGGTGATATCAGCGATGAAAACGTCGCTCATCACTTTGTTCACTCTGCGATTGAAAATTTCGGCCAGCTGGATTTGCTGATTAATAATGCCGGCATTGAGATCCAAAGCCCGGCGCATAAAATAACCCTCGAAGACTGGCGCAAGGTGATTGACGTCAATCTCACCAGCTATTTCCTCACCGCCCGCTCTGCGCTGAATTACTTCACCGAAAAAAACATCAAGGGTAATATCATCAACATCTCTTCAGTACATGAGATTATTCCCTGGCCGACTTTTGTCAGCTATGCCGCCAGCAAAGGTGGCATCAGAATGCTGACGCAATCTCTTGCCCTGGAATACGCCGAAAAAGGCATTCGGGTTAACGCCATCGGTCCGGGCGCCATCAATACTCCGATGAACCAGGAAAAGATGGGCGATGAGGCGCTTCGTCTGGAGTTAGAGGAGCTTATCCCGATGAAATTTGTCGCCGAACCAGAGGTTGTTGCCAATGTTGCCGCCTGGCTGGCCTCCGAACAATCCGCGTACGTAACCGGGCAAACCCTTTTTGTCGATGGTGGCATGACTCTGTACCCCTCGTTCCAGGGCGGAAAGGGTTAA
- a CDS encoding ArsR/SmtB family transcription factor, giving the protein MSPESAIKILANPTRMAVLKWLKNPAESFAGYSQLYDFERYGVCASLIQNKAGLSQPATSLCLKVLYEAGLLEASKVGKWTYYRRSEARVREVTLTVTECLNDL; this is encoded by the coding sequence ATGTCACCAGAAAGCGCCATAAAAATACTGGCTAATCCAACAAGGATGGCGGTACTGAAGTGGCTTAAAAACCCGGCAGAGTCCTTTGCCGGTTACAGTCAATTATATGATTTTGAGCGCTACGGTGTGTGTGCCAGCCTGATCCAGAACAAGGCCGGATTATCCCAACCTGCTACGTCACTTTGTCTTAAGGTGCTCTATGAAGCAGGGCTGCTGGAGGCCAGTAAAGTGGGTAAATGGACCTATTATCGTCGCAGCGAGGCGCGTGTCCGCGAGGTCACCTTAACAGTCACCGAATGCCTGAACGATCTGTGA
- a CDS encoding pyridoxal phosphate-dependent decarboxylase family protein has product MVPGSQTSPVSALPPDCGTGNPHDFIFNDHQLSAWARQTEQVLALMTETVKGVEKPFSGILPHELAREFSGVDLDQSLGSNEAALEELKKLYLRDAVWFHHPKYVAHLNCPVVLPSLLAEQIMAAVNSSVDTWDQSAGGTLIEQKVIDWTLSRIGLPAGADGIFTSGGTQSNLMAMLLARDSWCAAHHPGHLIKHRGLPHDAAKWRVFTSKLSHFSIQKSMAILGLGYDAVIPVDYDERYRMDVDCLKQEVQRCLQQGLIPVAVVATSGTTDFGSIDPLGAISELCKHHGMWMHVDAAYGCGLLVSESHRPRLAGIEKADSVTVDYHKSFFQTVSCGAFFVRDKHHLSHVTHHADYLNPLSAQQEGTPNLVNKSIQTTRRFDALKMWLTLRVSGPMALGNAFDDILALTQIAHQLLNAHPAIEVLHVPELTTQIFRYVPRPGMNDALTDEINTNIRKAVFRSGNAVIAGTKVNGRQYLKFTLLNPNTTAADIEDVIALIVHYGREQVRGPAVTTAPL; this is encoded by the coding sequence ATGGTCCCAGGTTCGCAAACTTCGCCAGTATCCGCACTGCCCCCAGATTGTGGCACTGGCAATCCTCATGATTTCATTTTCAATGACCACCAGCTGTCTGCGTGGGCCAGACAGACAGAACAGGTGCTGGCATTGATGACCGAAACGGTGAAAGGCGTAGAAAAACCTTTCAGCGGCATCCTTCCTCATGAGCTTGCCCGGGAATTCAGCGGCGTCGACCTCGACCAGTCGCTGGGCAGCAACGAAGCGGCGTTAGAGGAGCTGAAAAAGCTCTATCTGCGCGATGCCGTCTGGTTTCACCACCCAAAATACGTCGCACACCTGAACTGCCCGGTGGTGCTGCCTTCCCTGCTGGCAGAGCAGATTATGGCCGCAGTCAACAGCTCAGTAGATACCTGGGACCAAAGCGCCGGAGGCACGCTGATTGAACAAAAGGTGATTGACTGGACGCTTAGCCGTATTGGTCTGCCTGCGGGTGCTGATGGCATCTTCACCAGCGGTGGTACTCAGTCCAACCTGATGGCAATGCTGCTGGCTCGTGACAGCTGGTGCGCGGCGCATCATCCCGGCCATCTGATTAAGCATCGGGGGTTACCTCATGATGCCGCTAAATGGCGCGTCTTTACCTCAAAGCTCAGCCACTTCAGTATCCAGAAATCAATGGCGATCCTGGGGCTGGGCTACGATGCCGTTATCCCGGTCGACTACGATGAGCGGTACCGCATGGATGTTGACTGCCTGAAGCAAGAAGTTCAGCGCTGTCTGCAACAGGGCCTGATCCCAGTCGCGGTGGTCGCCACCAGCGGCACCACTGATTTCGGCAGTATCGATCCGCTGGGGGCTATCTCTGAGCTGTGCAAACACCACGGCATGTGGATGCATGTCGATGCAGCCTACGGCTGCGGTCTGCTGGTATCGGAAAGTCATCGTCCGCGCCTTGCCGGTATTGAAAAAGCAGACTCGGTTACCGTGGACTACCACAAATCCTTCTTCCAGACTGTCAGCTGCGGGGCGTTCTTCGTGCGTGATAAGCACCATCTGAGCCATGTCACTCATCACGCCGATTATCTCAACCCGCTAAGTGCGCAACAGGAAGGCACACCCAACCTGGTCAATAAAAGCATTCAGACCACGCGCCGCTTTGACGCGCTTAAAATGTGGTTGACGCTGCGCGTGTCAGGGCCAATGGCCTTGGGGAATGCCTTCGATGACATTCTGGCGCTGACGCAGATCGCCCATCAGTTGTTGAATGCACATCCGGCAATTGAGGTTTTACATGTTCCTGAACTGACCACCCAGATTTTCCGTTATGTTCCCCGTCCGGGCATGAACGATGCGCTGACCGATGAAATCAACACCAACATACGTAAGGCGGTGTTTCGCTCAGGTAACGCCGTTATTGCCGGCACCAAAGTAAACGGTCGTCAGTATCTGAAATTCACCCTTTTAAACCCCAACACCACCGCGGCTGATATTGAAGACGTGATTGCTCTGATTGTGCATTACGGCCGTGAACAGGTACGTGGCCCGGCCGTCACGACGGCACCTTTGTGA
- the hchA gene encoding glyoxalase III HchA — MSTELSKKPQSDAAEHNAFFPSPYSLDQFTSRVSDLAGADYPTSYRGNKKILVIAADERYLPVSGDKLFSTGNHPVETLLPMYHLHKAGFKCDIATLSGEMVKFEHWAMPVDDTIITGFFADYLADFRQPLKLSEVVKQLGADSDYAGVFIPGGHGALIGLPESEDVAAAIRWTLDQDNYLISLCHGPAAFLSVSQGDNPLKGYSICAFPDSADKQTPDIGYMPGHLTWHFGERLKEMDLTLVNDDISGAVHQDRKVLTGDSPFAANALGKLAANALLQAFS; from the coding sequence ATGAGTACTGAGTTAAGTAAAAAACCGCAGTCCGATGCCGCAGAGCATAACGCTTTCTTTCCCTCGCCTTACTCGTTGGATCAGTTTACCAGCCGCGTGTCTGACCTTGCAGGGGCTGATTATCCGACGTCTTACCGTGGTAATAAGAAGATCCTGGTGATCGCGGCCGATGAGCGTTATCTCCCGGTCAGCGGTGACAAACTGTTCTCAACCGGTAATCATCCGGTTGAAACTTTGTTGCCTATGTATCATCTGCATAAGGCGGGTTTTAAGTGTGATATCGCCACGCTTTCCGGCGAAATGGTGAAATTTGAACACTGGGCGATGCCGGTCGATGACACAATAATCACCGGATTCTTTGCTGACTACCTGGCGGATTTCCGTCAGCCGCTGAAACTGTCAGAGGTGGTCAAACAACTCGGCGCGGACAGTGATTATGCCGGGGTATTTATTCCTGGAGGCCATGGCGCTTTAATCGGTCTGCCAGAAAGCGAGGATGTTGCCGCTGCCATTCGCTGGACTCTGGATCAGGATAACTATCTGATTTCACTGTGCCACGGGCCGGCCGCATTCCTGTCGGTGAGTCAGGGGGATAACCCGCTAAAAGGCTATTCCATCTGCGCGTTCCCGGACAGCGCTGATAAGCAGACGCCGGATATCGGCTATATGCCTGGTCATCTTACCTGGCACTTCGGTGAACGGCTGAAAGAGATGGACCTTACCCTGGTGAATGATGATATTTCCGGTGCTGTCCATCAGGACCGTAAAGTATTAACCGGAGACAGTCCTTTCGCCGCCAATGCGCTGGGCAAACTGGCCGCCAATGCCCTGTTGCAAGCGTTTAGCTAG
- a CDS encoding lysine N(6)-hydroxylase/L-ornithine N(5)-oxygenase family protein, with translation MNNTIYDFIGIGIGPFNLGLACLSEPVEGLNGVFLDQNPGFDWHTGMMLESAHLQTPFMADLVTLADPTSPYSLLNFMKQKGKLYSFYIREDFFLMRKEYNQYCQWAAERLGNLRWNTRVEYVSYDDNLQCYRVRSTDTVSGKQQEWLAHRLVLGTGPSAWSPACSQPYRERFVHSSEYLLNKEKLQKKRSITVLGSGQSAAEIYYDLLTDIDRFGYQLNWITRAPRFYPLEYTKLTLEMTSPEWIDYFHSLPAAKRDELNASQKNLYKGINSSLINAIYDLLYVKQLDGKLDVNLFTHSELTDMRWLAEGEFELKLHQQEQDRAYSRRTEGLVMATGYHYQPPAFVEGIQQRIQWDEKDRYDVQRNYSIDRHNQVFVQNAELHTHGFVTPDLGMACYRNSVLLREITGREVYPVERQIAFQTFPAQSEM, from the coding sequence ATGAATAACACCATCTATGATTTTATTGGTATTGGCATTGGACCATTCAATCTGGGCCTTGCCTGTCTGAGCGAACCGGTTGAAGGGTTGAACGGCGTTTTTCTCGATCAGAACCCCGGCTTTGACTGGCATACCGGCATGATGCTGGAAAGCGCCCATTTGCAAACGCCTTTTATGGCCGATCTGGTGACGCTGGCCGATCCGACCAGCCCTTACAGCCTGCTCAATTTTATGAAGCAGAAGGGAAAACTTTACTCTTTTTACATCCGCGAAGATTTTTTCCTGATGAGAAAAGAGTACAACCAGTATTGCCAATGGGCCGCTGAACGGCTCGGCAACCTGCGCTGGAACACCCGGGTTGAATACGTCAGCTACGATGACAATCTGCAATGCTATCGTGTCCGTTCGACAGATACCGTCAGCGGTAAACAGCAGGAATGGCTGGCGCATCGTCTGGTACTGGGCACCGGCCCCAGCGCCTGGAGTCCCGCCTGCAGCCAACCGTATCGCGAGCGCTTCGTCCACTCCAGCGAATATCTGCTCAACAAAGAAAAATTGCAGAAAAAACGCTCCATCACCGTACTGGGCAGCGGCCAGAGCGCGGCCGAAATCTATTACGATCTGCTGACGGATATCGATCGTTTCGGCTATCAGCTGAACTGGATAACTCGCGCGCCGCGCTTCTACCCGCTTGAGTACACGAAACTGACGCTGGAAATGACCTCGCCAGAATGGATTGACTATTTTCACAGTCTGCCGGCGGCGAAACGCGACGAGCTTAACGCCAGCCAGAAAAATCTCTATAAAGGCATCAACAGCAGCCTGATTAATGCGATTTACGACCTGTTGTACGTTAAGCAGCTGGACGGAAAGCTCGACGTCAATCTCTTTACCCATTCGGAGCTGACCGACATGCGCTGGCTGGCGGAAGGTGAGTTTGAGCTCAAGCTGCATCAGCAGGAACAGGATCGTGCCTACAGCCGCCGTACTGAGGGATTAGTGATGGCCACGGGCTATCACTATCAACCACCGGCGTTTGTTGAAGGCATCCAGCAGCGGATCCAATGGGATGAGAAAGACCGTTATGACGTACAACGTAATTACAGCATCGATCGCCATAACCAGGTCTTCGTGCAAAATGCCGAGCTGCATACGCACGGCTTTGTCACGCCTGATTTAGGCATGGCCTGCTACCGCAATTCCGTGTTACTGCGCGAAATCACCGGCCGGGAAGTCTACCCCGTCGAACGCCAGATCGCTTTCCAGACTTTCCCCGCACAATCGGAAATGTGA
- a CDS encoding TonB-dependent siderophore receptor, with the protein MRMPFSLKRSVLLCGIALFTPGMTWAADTLVVTAKPEETASTPTEGYTAKISSGATKTDRPLITTGQSVSVVTRQQMEDQGAMDVNQALNYTAGAFTNFAGAASRYDTVSLRGFHGGDVDNIFVDGLRLMSDPGSFNALQIDPWFLDRIDVIKGPSSALYGQTVPGGLVMESSKRPQFAPEGHFRLSTGSNSTNSAAFDYTDAINEQWAFRLTGITRSSHTQYDHTREEKYAISPSLLWQPDEDTSLLLRAYLQKDPSGGYHSAVPGEGSITAHNGRKLSTGFYDGDSSLDQFKRREQIYSAQFSHRFNDTWAFRSNASYSHSNVDLDQVYQIGWDTNNADLLNRYYSGSRSSLNAFAIDNQLEADFATAEVAHRVVLGAEYHQYKNDLSDARGSASQLNALTGQVVGSNDNFTFSKSQRRYYQAGVYLQDEMTWDKWHLDLSGRYDRLVARTDNIDQETKFRRQDDHVGGRASLLYAFDNGISPYASYSQAITPQSLPGKDGNVLKPTTSEQYEAGVKYQPVGTSDLYSIAVYDLTQKDVGNRVIVGSYYVPAGKVHSQGLELEAHNQLTPRLSTLATYTLNHVRYKDAIDGNDGHTPYVTPNSMASAWAKYQFDYGISVGAGVRYIGKQWADNANTTRLPSATLFDASVRADLGAWNSSLKGAFVQVNANNLTDRDYVSACYGTGYCYWGAERTVMATVGYDF; encoded by the coding sequence ATGAGAATGCCTTTTAGCCTCAAGCGTTCTGTGCTGCTCTGTGGCATAGCACTTTTCACGCCGGGTATGACCTGGGCCGCAGATACGCTGGTGGTTACCGCTAAACCGGAAGAAACCGCCAGCACGCCGACGGAAGGCTACACCGCGAAGATCAGCAGCGGGGCGACCAAGACCGATCGCCCATTGATCACCACCGGCCAGTCCGTTTCCGTGGTGACTCGTCAGCAGATGGAAGATCAGGGGGCGATGGACGTTAATCAGGCGCTGAATTACACCGCCGGGGCCTTTACTAACTTTGCTGGCGCGGCATCACGTTATGATACGGTATCGTTGCGTGGATTCCACGGCGGCGATGTCGACAACATTTTTGTTGATGGCCTGCGCCTGATGAGCGATCCGGGTAGCTTCAATGCGTTGCAGATTGATCCGTGGTTTCTCGACAGGATCGACGTGATCAAAGGCCCTTCTTCCGCTCTGTATGGTCAGACCGTGCCGGGTGGGCTGGTGATGGAAAGCTCTAAACGCCCGCAGTTTGCCCCTGAAGGCCATTTCCGCCTGTCGACCGGCTCCAACAGTACCAACAGCGCGGCGTTTGATTACACCGATGCAATCAACGAGCAATGGGCGTTTCGTCTGACCGGCATTACCCGTAGCAGTCATACCCAGTACGATCATACCCGCGAAGAAAAATACGCCATTTCCCCGTCGCTGCTGTGGCAGCCGGATGAGGATACGTCCCTGCTGCTTCGTGCCTATCTGCAAAAAGATCCTTCCGGCGGTTACCACAGTGCGGTTCCGGGTGAGGGCAGCATTACCGCACACAACGGCAGAAAACTGAGCACCGGTTTTTATGACGGCGACAGTTCATTGGATCAGTTTAAACGCCGGGAGCAGATCTACAGCGCTCAATTCTCGCACCGCTTTAACGACACCTGGGCGTTTCGTTCCAACGCCAGCTATTCACATTCAAATGTCGATCTCGACCAGGTTTATCAGATTGGCTGGGACACTAATAACGCCGATCTGTTGAATCGTTACTATTCAGGATCGCGATCATCGCTAAATGCCTTTGCCATCGATAATCAGCTGGAAGCCGACTTCGCTACCGCGGAAGTTGCTCACAGAGTAGTACTGGGAGCTGAATATCACCAGTACAAGAATGACCTGAGTGATGCCAGAGGTTCGGCCAGCCAGCTCAATGCCCTTACCGGCCAGGTGGTGGGCAGCAATGACAATTTTACCTTCTCTAAATCGCAGCGCCGTTACTATCAGGCCGGGGTTTATCTGCAGGATGAAATGACGTGGGATAAATGGCATCTGGATCTCTCCGGCCGCTACGATCGCCTCGTTGCCCGGACCGACAACATTGACCAGGAGACTAAATTCCGTCGCCAGGACGACCACGTCGGCGGGCGCGCATCCCTGCTGTATGCGTTTGATAACGGTATTTCCCCTTATGCCAGCTACAGCCAGGCGATTACGCCGCAGTCTCTTCCTGGCAAGGACGGCAATGTGCTGAAACCGACGACTTCTGAGCAGTATGAAGCCGGGGTGAAATACCAGCCGGTGGGAACGTCGGATCTCTATTCCATCGCCGTCTACGATCTGACGCAAAAAGATGTCGGCAACCGCGTTATTGTAGGCTCTTATTATGTCCCAGCCGGGAAAGTTCATTCACAGGGCCTGGAACTGGAAGCCCACAACCAGCTGACGCCGCGACTCAGTACCCTTGCTACCTACACGTTGAATCACGTACGTTATAAGGATGCCATTGATGGCAATGACGGCCACACCCCTTACGTTACGCCAAATTCGATGGCTTCAGCCTGGGCCAAATACCAGTTTGACTACGGGATTAGCGTGGGGGCCGGGGTGCGCTACATCGGCAAGCAGTGGGCGGATAACGCAAACACTACCCGTCTGCCATCGGCCACGCTATTTGACGCGTCCGTTCGTGCCGATCTCGGCGCCTGGAACAGCAGCCTGAAAGGGGCCTTTGTGCAGGTAAATGCCAATAACCTGACCGATCGCGACTACGTTTCTGCCTGTTACGGTACCGGGTATTGTTATTGGGGCGCTGAACGTACGGTGATGGCTACCGTCGGTTACGATTTCTAA
- a CDS encoding alkene reductase — translation MKHNTLFSPLNIGDLTLCNRIALPPLTRCRSEQPGNIPGDMMVEYYRQRAGAGFMVTEGTQIEPRGQGYAWTPGIHSADQISGWKKVTDAVHQEGGVIFCQLWHVGRVSHSELQPEKQPPVAPSALAATGVRVFIETAPGEGILTDPETPRALSTAEVKEIVALYRQAAVNAKAAGFDGVELHAANGYLINQFISQHTNFRSDEYGGTLDNRLRFLREIVAAVSAVFGSQRVGVRFAPLFTSTDEERVYLGLVEQDPHATYIAAAKMLDEMAVGYLSVAEADWDNSPDLPDSFRRELRATFRAPIMYSGRYTREKAEHVFRQGWGDLFGFGRTFIANPDLPTRLQHGLPLNPVDASSLYGGTAKGYTDYPVYRS, via the coding sequence ATGAAGCACAACACTCTTTTTAGCCCTCTGAACATTGGCGATCTGACATTATGTAACCGGATAGCCCTTCCTCCACTCACGCGTTGTCGCAGCGAACAGCCTGGCAATATTCCGGGTGACATGATGGTCGAGTATTACCGCCAGCGTGCAGGAGCAGGGTTTATGGTAACCGAAGGGACTCAGATTGAACCTCGCGGTCAGGGCTATGCCTGGACGCCGGGCATCCACAGTGCAGATCAGATCTCCGGCTGGAAAAAAGTGACCGATGCGGTGCATCAGGAAGGCGGGGTGATATTCTGCCAGCTGTGGCACGTCGGGCGGGTTTCACACAGTGAATTACAGCCGGAGAAGCAGCCGCCGGTTGCTCCTTCTGCGCTGGCGGCAACCGGCGTGCGGGTGTTTATCGAGACCGCACCGGGCGAAGGTATCCTTACCGACCCGGAAACCCCGCGCGCCCTTAGCACGGCAGAAGTGAAGGAGATCGTTGCGCTCTACCGTCAGGCCGCCGTCAATGCCAAAGCAGCGGGTTTCGACGGTGTGGAGCTGCATGCCGCAAATGGCTACCTGATCAACCAGTTCATTTCTCAACATACCAATTTCCGCAGCGATGAATACGGCGGAACGCTGGACAACCGGCTGCGCTTTCTGCGTGAAATTGTCGCTGCGGTAAGCGCTGTTTTCGGCAGCCAGCGGGTTGGGGTGCGCTTTGCGCCGTTATTTACCAGCACCGATGAAGAACGGGTGTATCTCGGCCTGGTAGAACAGGATCCGCATGCAACCTATATTGCCGCGGCAAAAATGCTTGATGAGATGGCAGTCGGCTATCTCTCTGTTGCAGAAGCCGACTGGGATAACAGCCCCGACCTGCCCGACAGTTTCCGCCGCGAGCTGCGCGCAACATTCCGCGCCCCGATTATGTATTCCGGCCGCTATACTCGTGAAAAAGCGGAACATGTCTTCCGCCAGGGATGGGGAGATTTGTTTGGCTTTGGCAGAACCTTTATCGCCAATCCGGATCTGCCAACCCGCTTGCAGCACGGGCTGCCGTTAAATCCTGTTGATGCCTCGTCGCTGTATGGGGGAACCGCTAAAGGGTATACTGACTACCCGGTTTATCGTTCCTGA
- a CDS encoding GNAT family N-acetyltransferase has translation MPNSTLYSTGRPAGRFTLRPMRHEDAAMVHRWVTQEYARFWGMQDNSIEQVAAFYHQLTAHNPHAALIGCCNDQPVFLMEFYKASEDDIGKFYAAQPGDYGMHLLIAPATHPVQQFSWQVFSTVIDFMFSLPEVKRVVVEPDERNTKIHRLNKRAGFCYQHTIDMGHKTAWLAFCQRENYQQALLKESLNMNDTHLLQAGTWLTGDNWAEANRLLIRKAIAEFAHEKIVTPAECAHGRYSLAVPGSETEYQFTASRLALDHWEIDAASLTKQENGHPLALDALQFITEFNEVIGIPQALLATYMEEISSTLCSSVFKLQKNNPDSRALVNADFQTVESSMTEGHPCFVANNGRIGFDARDYLAYAPEAATPVNLIWVAVHRRNAHFSSLSDLQYERLMREELGQSTVEQFNAQLTEKGLTHADYLFMPVHPWQWQNKLLTVFAADIANNDIVWLGVGDDQYQAQQSIRTFFNRSHPNKRYVKTALSVLNMGFMRGLSPYYMATTPAINEWLQDLVAGDEWLQRCDFRILREVAAVGYHNRHYEKAIKGDSAYKKMFAALWRDNPVAELKPGQRLMTMASFLHVDHHQKALLPALIADSGLAAERWVERYLSCYLSPLLHCFYQHDLVFMPHGENLILLLENNVPVSAYMKDIGEEIAVMNPDAVLPEKVQRLAVDVPENLKLLSVFTDVFDCIFRFISAILHQSATLPEEQFWQAVARCVKEYQQAHPHLASKFSRYDMFAPEFTRSCLNRLQLANNQQMINLSDPAENLKFAGTLVNPIARWR, from the coding sequence ATGCCAAATTCCACTCTTTACAGTACGGGCCGTCCCGCGGGCCGGTTCACCCTCCGCCCAATGCGCCATGAAGACGCCGCAATGGTCCACCGTTGGGTCACACAAGAGTATGCCCGCTTCTGGGGGATGCAGGACAACAGCATCGAACAGGTTGCGGCCTTTTATCACCAGCTGACGGCTCATAACCCGCACGCCGCGCTGATCGGTTGCTGCAACGACCAGCCGGTGTTCCTGATGGAGTTCTACAAGGCCAGTGAGGATGACATCGGCAAGTTCTATGCCGCGCAGCCGGGCGATTACGGTATGCATCTGCTGATAGCGCCTGCCACTCACCCGGTGCAGCAGTTCAGCTGGCAGGTTTTCTCGACGGTAATCGACTTTATGTTCAGCCTGCCGGAGGTTAAGCGGGTAGTGGTGGAGCCGGACGAGCGTAATACAAAAATTCATCGACTGAACAAGCGCGCGGGCTTTTGCTACCAGCACACCATCGATATGGGCCATAAAACCGCCTGGCTGGCCTTCTGCCAGCGCGAAAATTATCAACAGGCTTTACTGAAGGAATCGCTGAATATGAATGATACCCATCTGCTGCAAGCCGGCACCTGGCTGACCGGAGATAACTGGGCTGAGGCCAACCGTCTGCTGATCCGCAAAGCTATCGCCGAGTTCGCTCATGAGAAAATCGTAACGCCTGCTGAATGCGCTCACGGCCGCTACTCTCTGGCCGTGCCGGGCAGCGAAACAGAATACCAGTTTACCGCCAGCCGCCTCGCGCTGGATCACTGGGAGATAGACGCCGCTTCGCTGACTAAACAGGAAAACGGTCATCCCCTGGCGCTGGACGCCTTACAATTTATTACGGAATTCAATGAGGTAATCGGTATTCCACAGGCTCTGCTGGCAACCTATATGGAAGAGATCAGCAGCACGTTGTGCAGCAGCGTTTTCAAACTGCAGAAGAATAACCCGGACAGCCGGGCACTGGTCAACGCAGACTTTCAGACCGTTGAATCCTCAATGACCGAAGGGCACCCGTGCTTCGTGGCGAACAACGGGCGCATTGGCTTTGATGCGCGTGACTATCTGGCTTACGCGCCTGAAGCTGCCACGCCGGTTAATCTTATCTGGGTTGCCGTGCACCGGCGCAACGCCCACTTCTCCAGCCTGAGTGACCTGCAATACGAGCGCCTGATGCGTGAAGAACTGGGGCAGTCAACGGTTGAACAGTTTAATGCACAGCTGACGGAGAAAGGACTTACCCACGCTGATTACCTCTTTATGCCGGTTCACCCCTGGCAGTGGCAGAACAAGCTGCTGACGGTATTTGCGGCAGATATCGCCAATAACGATATTGTCTGGCTTGGCGTCGGCGACGATCAATATCAGGCGCAGCAGTCTATTCGGACCTTTTTCAACCGCAGCCATCCTAACAAGCGCTATGTCAAAACAGCACTGTCAGTGCTGAATATGGGCTTTATGCGCGGTCTTTCTCCCTATTATATGGCGACCACGCCGGCGATTAATGAATGGCTGCAAGATCTGGTGGCCGGGGATGAATGGCTACAGCGCTGTGATTTCCGCATTCTGCGCGAAGTGGCGGCAGTGGGTTACCATAACCGCCACTATGAAAAAGCCATCAAGGGTGATTCCGCCTACAAGAAAATGTTTGCCGCGCTGTGGCGTGATAATCCGGTTGCCGAGCTCAAACCCGGCCAGCGCCTGATGACCATGGCCTCATTCCTGCACGTTGATCATCACCAGAAAGCCCTGCTGCCAGCGCTGATCGCCGATTCCGGGCTGGCCGCTGAACGCTGGGTGGAACGCTATCTGAGCTGCTACCTCAGTCCGCTGCTGCACTGCTTCTACCAGCACGATCTGGTGTTTATGCCGCACGGCGAAAACCTGATCCTGCTGCTGGAGAATAACGTCCCGGTCAGCGCCTATATGAAAGACATCGGCGAAGAAATTGCGGTGATGAACCCGGATGCCGTGCTGCCGGAAAAAGTACAGCGCCTGGCGGTGGACGTGCCGGAAAACCTCAAGCTGCTGTCGGTCTTTACCGACGTGTTCGACTGCATTTTCCGCTTTATCAGCGCTATTCTTCACCAGTCCGCCACTCTGCCGGAAGAACAATTCTGGCAGGCGGTCGCGCGCTGCGTGAAGGAGTACCAGCAGGCCCATCCGCATCTGGCCAGCAAGTTTTCCCGTTACGATATGTTCGCGCCGGAATTCACCCGCTCCTGCCTCAACCGACTACAGCTGGCCAATAACCAGCAAATGATCAATCTGTCAGACCCGGCTGAAAATCTGAAATTTGCCGGTACGCTGGTCAACCCGATCGCCCGCTGGCGTTAA